Within Chelatococcus sp. HY11, the genomic segment TTCTTCTCGATCCTCGACGGTGTCCTCTCCGATGAGATCCGCCGGCAGATCGGGCGGCCGTTCTGGATCGATACCGTCGGGCGTTCCAACCTCATCGAGATCCGCATCAAGCTCGACAAGCAGATCATGCGGGTCATCGCGCGGCGCAGTCTCGCCTATGCGTCCAATTCCCATATCTTCCTGATGTGGATGCTCGGCACCTCCATGGTGCTGCTGCTGATCGCCATCCTGTTCCTGCGCAACCAGATCAAGCCGATCCTGCGCCTCGCCAATGCCGCCGAGAGCTTCGGCAAGGGCCGCGATGTCACATTCATGCCGCGCGGCGCGCGCGAAATCCGTCGCGCGGGCCAGGCCTTCATCGAAATGCGCCGACGCATCGAGCGCACGATGGAGCAACGCACGACCATGCTGAATGGCGTGAGCCATGACCTGCGCACCATCCTCACGCGGTTCAAGCTGTCGCTGACCTTCATCGAAGACAGCGCGGAACTCGACGCGTTGCGGGCGGATGTTGACGAAATGGCCCGCATGCTGGAGGCCTATCTCGCGTTCGCCCGGGGCGACACCGGCGAGCAAGCCGTTCCGACCGACATCGTGGAAACGCTGCAGGCGATCCGCAGTGACCTCGAGCGCCAGGGCGAGGAGGTGACGGTCGATGTGGCCGGCCCGCTCGTCGTGACCGTGCGGCCGGACGCGTTCCGGCGACTCATGGTCAATCTCATCACCAACGCGCTTCGCCACAGCGTGGTGGTGGAAGTGCGGGCCGTGGTGGAGGGACGCTGGCTCGTGCTGACGGTCGATGACGACGGCCCTGGCGTGCCGGTGGATCAGCGCGAGGAAGTGTTCAAGCCGTTCGTCCGGCTGGACGAGGCGCGCAACCTGGACGAGGGCGGCACCGGGCTCGGCCTCGCGATCGTCCGCGACATCGCCCGCTCCCATGGCGGCGAGGTGACGCTCGCCGACAGCCCGCTCGGCGGTCTTCGGGCCTTGGTCAAGCTGCCGGTTTGATCGGCACGGCAGTCCCGTATCAGACGGACGAGTGCTAGCCCCGACGGTGGGTGAGGGGGGCGCGTGCTACCAGCACCTTGTCGATGCGGGGGCCGTCGAGATCGACGATCTCGAAGCGCCAGCCCTGCCATTCAAAAGCCTCGCCCACTTGAGGCAGGCTTTTCAGCACCGAGAGCACGAAGCCCGCGACGGTGTGGTAGTCCCGGTCCGGATCAAGCTGCAGATTGAGCAGGTCGGCCAGCTCGTCGGCAGGCAGCGAGCCGCCGATCAGGAACGAGCCGTCGCCACGCTCGACTATCCCCGGCTCCTCATCCTCGTTCTCGCCCTGGTGGAAGGTCCCGGCGATACCCGACAGCAGATCGGCGGGCGTCACGATGCCCTCGAAGTTGCCGTACTCGTCATGCACCAGCGCCATGGGGACCTGTGACGTGCGCAGGCGTTCCAGCGCGGCGAGGGCGCCGAAGGTATCGATGACGACGGGTGCTTCACGCACGAGCTCGCGGACCTTCAGCGGTTCGCCCGACAAGAGTACGTTGAGCATGTCCTTGGCCTGGACGACGCCGACGGGAATGCCTTCCTCGTCCATGGCGGGCAGGCGCGAGCGGCGACTGTCGAACACGGTGCGGCGGATGGTTTCCTCATCATCGGCAAGGTCCACCCAGTCCACGTCGGGCCGAGGCGTCATGATGGCGGCGATCGACCGGTCGGCGAGGCGCATGACGCCGGCGATCATGCGCCGTTCCTCGGGATCGAGCACACCAGCGGTCTCCGCCTCCGCGACGAGCGTCTTGATTTCTTCGTCGGTGACGTTGGAGGCGCGTTCCCCCCGTGCGCCCAGAAGGCGCAGGATGGTATCCTGCGAGATATAGAGGACGTAGACCAGCGGCGCGCATAACCGCGAGAGCAACACCATCGTCGGCGCGATGGTCGAGGCCATGGCTTCGGGATTGCGCAGCGCCAGTTGCTTGGGCACCAGCTCGCCGATGATGAGCGAGAGATAGGTGATTGCCCCGACGACGAGGCCGAAGGCGAGCGGGTCGGCGAAGCGGGGCGAAACGCCCCCATCCTCGAGCACCACCGTCAGGCGGGTCGCGAGGGTCGCGCCGGAAAAGGCGCCCGCGAGCACACCGATGAGGCTGATGCCGATCTGGACAGTGGATAGAAA encodes:
- a CDS encoding hemolysin family protein codes for the protein MVTFELLVVAVLIVLNGVLAMSELAVVSSRIPRLKALAASGRKGASAALKLASDPGRFLSTVQIGISLIGVLAGAFSGATLATRLTVVLEDGGVSPRFADPLAFGLVVGAITYLSLIIGELVPKQLALRNPEAMASTIAPTMVLLSRLCAPLVYVLYISQDTILRLLGARGERASNVTDEEIKTLVAEAETAGVLDPEERRMIAGVMRLADRSIAAIMTPRPDVDWVDLADDEETIRRTVFDSRRSRLPAMDEEGIPVGVVQAKDMLNVLLSGEPLKVRELVREAPVVIDTFGALAALERLRTSQVPMALVHDEYGNFEGIVTPADLLSGIAGTFHQGENEDEEPGIVERGDGSFLIGGSLPADELADLLNLQLDPDRDYHTVAGFVLSVLKSLPQVGEAFEWQGWRFEIVDLDGPRIDKVLVARAPLTHRRG
- a CDS encoding ATP-binding protein, which codes for MTNWLSQGGLTKAINSPSALFDRFARRVGSLLPKGLYARTLIIIIAPFIILQSVVAYVFMERHWQLVTRRLSSAVTSDIAAIIDVYESYPQDADATTLSNIASDRLGLDIDFLPGTDLPPPGPKPFFSILDGVLSDEIRRQIGRPFWIDTVGRSNLIEIRIKLDKQIMRVIARRSLAYASNSHIFLMWMLGTSMVLLLIAILFLRNQIKPILRLANAAESFGKGRDVTFMPRGAREIRRAGQAFIEMRRRIERTMEQRTTMLNGVSHDLRTILTRFKLSLTFIEDSAELDALRADVDEMARMLEAYLAFARGDTGEQAVPTDIVETLQAIRSDLERQGEEVTVDVAGPLVVTVRPDAFRRLMVNLITNALRHSVVVEVRAVVEGRWLVLTVDDDGPGVPVDQREEVFKPFVRLDEARNLDEGGTGLGLAIVRDIARSHGGEVTLADSPLGGLRALVKLPV